One Ranitomeya imitator isolate aRanImi1 chromosome 1, aRanImi1.pri, whole genome shotgun sequence DNA window includes the following coding sequences:
- the SPIN1 gene encoding spindlin-1 isoform X1, with translation MKTPFGKAAAQRSRADAAHAGVSANMMKKRTSHKKHRSNMGPSKPISQPRRNIVGCRIQHGWKEGSGPITQWKGTVLDQVPVNPSLYLIKYDGFDCVYGLELHKDERVSALEVLPDRVASTRISDAHLADTMIGKAVEHMFETEDGSKDEWRGMVLARAPIMNTWFYITYEKDPVLYMYQLLDDYKEGDLRIMPDSRQSSSMTKNNKDDSPPAEREPGEVVDSLVGKQVEYAKEDGSKRTGMVIHQVEAKPSVYFIKFDDDFHIYVYDLVKTS, from the exons ATGAAGACTCCATTTGGAAAGGCCGCCGCTCAGCGATCAAGAGCTGATGCAG CACATGCAGGCGTCTCTGCAAATATGATGAAGAAAAGGACCTCTCACAA GAAACATCGAAGCAATATGGGACCCAGTAAACCAATCTCTCAACCAAGAAGAAATATTGTAGGATGCAGGATACAGCATGGCTGGAAAGAGGGCAGTGGTCCAATAACTCAATGGAAAGGAACTGTTTTGGATCAAGTACCGGTCAACCCTTCACTTTATCTTATAAAATATGATGGATTTGACTGTGTGTATGGACTTGAGCTTCACAAAGATGAAAGGGTGTCTGCTCTCGAAGTTCTACCGGATAGAGTTG CATCAACCCGAATCAGCGATGCTCATTTAGCAGACACAATGATTGGTAAAGCTGTAGAGCATATGTTTGAAACAGAAGATGGCTCCAAGGATGAATGGAGAGGGATGGTTTTGGCACGGGCGCCCATAATGAACACGTGGTTTTATATAACCTATGAAAAGGACCCTGTCTTATACATGTATCAACTTTTAGATGACTACAAAGAAGGGGATCTTCGCATTATGCCGGATTCAA GACAGTCTTCATCCATGACAAAGAATAACAAAG ATGATTCTCCTCCAGCTGAAAGAGAACCAGGCGAGGTTGTTGACAGTCTGGTTGGGAAACAAGTGGAATATGCCAAAGAAGATGGCTCAAAAAGGACTGGCATGGTTATCCATCAAGTTGAGGCCAAACCATCCGTTTACTTCATAAAGTTTGATGACGATTTCCACATTTATGTCTACGATTTGGTGAAGACATCCTAA
- the SPIN1 gene encoding spindlin-1 isoform X2, translating into MKTPFGKAAAQRSRADAAHAGVSANMMKKRTSHKKHRSNMGPSKPISQPRRNIVGCRIQHGWKEGSGPITQWKGTVLDQVPVNPSLYLIKYDGFDCVYGLELHKDERVSALEVLPDRVASTRISDAHLADTMIGKAVEHMFETEDGSKDEWRGMVLARAPIMNTWFYITYEKDPVLYMYQLLDDYKEGDLRIMPDSNDSPPAEREPGEVVDSLVGKQVEYAKEDGSKRTGMVIHQVEAKPSVYFIKFDDDFHIYVYDLVKTS; encoded by the exons ATGAAGACTCCATTTGGAAAGGCCGCCGCTCAGCGATCAAGAGCTGATGCAG CACATGCAGGCGTCTCTGCAAATATGATGAAGAAAAGGACCTCTCACAA GAAACATCGAAGCAATATGGGACCCAGTAAACCAATCTCTCAACCAAGAAGAAATATTGTAGGATGCAGGATACAGCATGGCTGGAAAGAGGGCAGTGGTCCAATAACTCAATGGAAAGGAACTGTTTTGGATCAAGTACCGGTCAACCCTTCACTTTATCTTATAAAATATGATGGATTTGACTGTGTGTATGGACTTGAGCTTCACAAAGATGAAAGGGTGTCTGCTCTCGAAGTTCTACCGGATAGAGTTG CATCAACCCGAATCAGCGATGCTCATTTAGCAGACACAATGATTGGTAAAGCTGTAGAGCATATGTTTGAAACAGAAGATGGCTCCAAGGATGAATGGAGAGGGATGGTTTTGGCACGGGCGCCCATAATGAACACGTGGTTTTATATAACCTATGAAAAGGACCCTGTCTTATACATGTATCAACTTTTAGATGACTACAAAGAAGGGGATCTTCGCATTATGCCGGATTCAA ATGATTCTCCTCCAGCTGAAAGAGAACCAGGCGAGGTTGTTGACAGTCTGGTTGGGAAACAAGTGGAATATGCCAAAGAAGATGGCTCAAAAAGGACTGGCATGGTTATCCATCAAGTTGAGGCCAAACCATCCGTTTACTTCATAAAGTTTGATGACGATTTCCACATTTATGTCTACGATTTGGTGAAGACATCCTAA